From the genome of Papaver somniferum cultivar HN1 chromosome 2, ASM357369v1, whole genome shotgun sequence, one region includes:
- the LOC113354216 gene encoding CASP-like protein 1D1: MAEVTEKKEITEPMETESRAYGTATTSAKTSKYFLLGIILRGLLFALTLTSVILMITAKQTEYVRSPLTRTRELRPAKWNYSPAFIFFISALWSVCGYSVSSMLNTLVCRKKCATNKFLIQTVLADVLVFGILASATGAAGGVAYIGLKGNSHIGWFKICNIYDKFCRHIAASLVLSLVALVILLIIITLSTIQTRC, from the exons ATGGCAGAAGTTACCGAGAAAAAAGAGATCACCGAGCCAATGGAAACCGAATCTCGAGCATATGGCACAGCCACGACCAGTGCTAAAACTTCGAAATATTTCTTGCTAGGTATAATCCTTAGGGGATTACTGTTTGCGTTAACACTCACTTCCGTCATCCTCATGATTACTGCTAAGCAAACTGAATATGTTAGATCGCCTCTGACAAGAACGCGGGAACTTCGACCTGCCAAATGGAATTATTCTCCAGCCTTCAT ATTCTTCATATCCGCTCTTTGGAGTGTTTGTGGATACAGTGTTTCCTCCATGCTAAACACACTAGTCTGCCGTAAGAAATGCGCTACAAATAAGTTCTTGATCCAAACAGTATTGGCGGACGTG TTGGTGTTTGGTATTCTGGCTTCAGCTACTGGGGCTGCTGGTGGTGTAGCGTATATCGGTTTAAAAGGAAATTCTCATATAGGATGGTTTAAAATTTGCAACATCTATGACAAATTTTGTCGACATATTGCAGCTTCCCTTGTTCTCTCATTAGTCGCCTTAGTGATCCTTCTCATCATCATAACGCTCTCGACCATACAAACCCGTTGCTGA